A window from Saprospiraceae bacterium encodes these proteins:
- a CDS encoding type IX secretion system membrane protein PorP/SprF has protein sequence METTKGAVGLSYMIKSETNQVGFGISGEYIKHGLSGLGNADPSDPLLIRALEGATYFDASFGVYGIYMDRMTYGITLPSAVSARISDIDSTSSDRELGFILQFGYKLNIQQDITMTPNLIVKKLANVPTHIDLNLNFGFLQDKLLAGVNYTLGADKRLGFLIGTKVEKLNFYYSYNTSSNPLQDYNNGSHELTLAINFAGK, from the coding sequence TTGGAAACAACAAAAGGCGCCGTAGGATTGAGCTATATGATAAAGTCAGAAACCAACCAAGTAGGTTTTGGTATCTCCGGAGAATATATCAAACATGGTCTGAGTGGACTTGGAAATGCAGATCCTTCCGATCCATTACTAATACGCGCTTTGGAAGGAGCAACATATTTTGATGCATCATTTGGTGTATATGGTATCTACATGGATAGAATGACATATGGCATTACCTTACCATCAGCTGTAAGTGCACGTATCAGTGATATTGATAGTACAAGTTCTGACAGAGAACTGGGTTTTATCCTCCAGTTTGGGTACAAACTGAATATTCAGCAAGATATCACTATGACTCCAAATCTTATTGTGAAAAAACTGGCCAATGTTCCAACACATATAGATCTCAATTTAAATTTTGGTTTTTTGCAAGACAAACTGCTTGCAGGTGTCAATTATACGCTGGGAGCAGATAAAAGACTTGGATTTTTGATCGGAACAAAAGTGGAAAAACTGAATTTTTATTATTCTTACAACACTTCTTCCAATCCTTTACAGGATTATAACAATGGCTCTCATGAATTGACCCTTGCTATTAATTTTGCAGGTAAATAA
- a CDS encoding type IX secretion system membrane protein PorP/SprF, with the protein MKTKNMLKSIYTIAALFFIIAYASGQTRYFDERYIYTQANLMPQLINPGAFGHTNQHQILGNYRNKWSGIDGAPQTFTLSYNGPVGNGLGLGVNILSIDLVLWKQQKAP; encoded by the coding sequence ATGAAAACAAAAAATATGCTAAAATCAATATACACCATAGCTGCATTATTTTTTATAATTGCATACGCATCCGGGCAGACAAGATATTTTGATGAAAGGTACATCTATACCCAGGCAAATCTGATGCCCCAACTGATCAACCCCGGAGCTTTTGGTCATACAAATCAACATCAGATACTTGGGAATTATAGAAATAAGTGGTCAGGCATAGATGGTGCTCCTCAGACATTTACTTTGTCATACAATGGACCTGTAGGCAATGGCTTGGGACTTGGCGTCAATATATTGTCCATAGATTTGGTGCTTTGGAAACAACAAAAGGCGCCGTAG
- a CDS encoding gliding motility-associated C-terminal domain-containing protein, translating to MVLWQVRLWPGNTRLFSIKFKAIGAKGTSSEVFVSSTPRKENYVLKNLTEFNSISNVKGKVTIKSDGGGPVDNCVSPTCTNASNLTFIGGTVSGEKDKTVCVPITVKNFTKIEGGQGRITWNTALLQFTEIKVPTTGGLPNFTVENFNTAVPGRVTVVWSSGVPVTLNENTVIFELCYKIVGSSGQTACIDVRGNPDFPEWTNDKGEKVPLCYTFGKVNITSVPPAGATVFRVGTVNGQTNETVCVDVAVEKFTKVTGATVKFGWNADQLEFVRTDNYDLEMLTSGNFNNTTNSLTMQWLGSGNAFTKADGHKIFRICFKIKQCVASASVNITATPDVVGEGNVQLVSQGVGGSVTCTTQAGCNATCTLGTITNVSCNGATDGAVALSVTGSTTGHNIVWKNASGTVVKASAPVASGTNLSAVGAGVYTYEVTFNNTMCCTGTATVNQPAVITIPTANVIKNAQCDDKGAIDLKGVTGGNGGFIYAWSPDQGNIANPVNLNPGTYLVTVTDSKGCKASNTFNIVNVPSQIVIPNAGVVTNEGCGLKGSINITATSGGSGTLKYTWNPVLTNTGNPTNLNEGTYSVTVSDAKNCTATATFTVSKNVSELNVTSTVKNIKCKGGSDGEIQINIAGGCPTITYSWTGGLTGANPKNLKAGTYTVTVGDGAQSKTHTVTVTEPSEVAVALTGTVDASTATAADGKITLAISGGTSPYKAIWSGPITIPDGNSTGTLEASSLKVGAYNVTVTDANGCTAARTGINIAIKSAEVIAPKIGSASVSSSFSGFGVACFGDANGEITAKLSEGTFPITALLKLGSSIERNIQVTGVDFKFTGLASGTYTIELSNSKGTITSSPIVITQPTKLAAVEKIDCTDKVKSTGKIEIVMNNTGAGNYAFVWDGFNDTDNVAENLAQGFYNVRITDANKCQLRLTNIQVVDCGNPGNCFIASTIMTPNGDRKNDLFEINCMDRYNGDLTIFDRWGKQVYFETNYKNTWQGTNASNSPLPEGSYIWVLNVTLGQGLREVHKGTVTILKN from the coding sequence ATGGTACTTTGGCAGGTAAGACTTTGGCCAGGGAATACCAGATTATTTTCCATTAAATTTAAAGCAATAGGTGCCAAAGGTACTTCATCAGAAGTTTTTGTGTCTTCTACACCAAGAAAAGAAAATTATGTATTAAAAAATCTTACCGAATTCAATTCTATAAGTAATGTGAAAGGTAAAGTCACTATAAAATCTGATGGGGGCGGCCCTGTGGATAATTGTGTCAGTCCTACCTGTACCAATGCCAGCAACTTGACTTTCATAGGAGGTACGGTCTCTGGTGAAAAAGATAAGACCGTATGTGTGCCTATCACTGTTAAGAACTTCACAAAAATCGAAGGTGGGCAAGGAAGAATCACATGGAATACAGCACTTCTTCAGTTTACAGAAATTAAAGTCCCAACTACTGGTGGATTACCTAATTTTACAGTTGAAAATTTCAATACTGCAGTACCGGGGAGGGTAACTGTCGTCTGGTCAAGCGGTGTTCCTGTGACACTGAATGAAAATACAGTAATTTTTGAATTGTGTTACAAAATAGTAGGCTCTTCAGGTCAGACTGCTTGTATCGATGTGAGGGGCAACCCTGATTTTCCTGAATGGACAAATGATAAAGGAGAAAAAGTGCCATTGTGTTACACATTTGGTAAAGTAAACATTACATCAGTACCGCCTGCTGGAGCAACTGTCTTCCGGGTAGGCACTGTCAATGGTCAGACCAATGAAACAGTTTGTGTAGATGTAGCAGTGGAGAAATTTACAAAAGTAACCGGTGCTACAGTAAAATTTGGATGGAATGCTGATCAGTTGGAGTTTGTAAGGACAGATAATTATGATCTTGAGATGCTGACTTCAGGAAATTTTAATAATACAACCAATAGCCTCACCATGCAATGGCTGGGGTCAGGAAACGCTTTTACAAAAGCTGATGGACACAAGATATTCAGGATTTGCTTCAAAATAAAGCAGTGCGTTGCTTCTGCATCAGTAAATATTACTGCCACACCAGATGTTGTCGGGGAGGGAAATGTGCAACTCGTCAGTCAGGGTGTAGGTGGTTCGGTAACTTGTACTACTCAGGCAGGTTGTAACGCTACATGTACTCTGGGCACCATCACCAATGTAAGCTGTAATGGGGCAACAGACGGGGCAGTCGCCTTATCTGTGACAGGGTCTACTACAGGTCATAATATAGTTTGGAAAAATGCATCAGGCACAGTGGTGAAAGCTTCAGCACCGGTTGCTTCAGGTACCAATCTTTCTGCTGTAGGCGCAGGAGTATATACGTATGAAGTAACTTTCAATAATACTATGTGCTGTACCGGAACTGCTACTGTAAATCAACCAGCTGTCATCACCATACCCACAGCAAATGTGATCAAAAATGCACAGTGCGACGATAAAGGGGCGATAGACCTGAAAGGAGTTACAGGAGGCAATGGCGGTTTTATATATGCATGGAGCCCTGATCAGGGAAATATTGCAAATCCAGTAAATCTTAATCCCGGAACTTATTTAGTGACGGTGACTGATTCAAAAGGATGTAAAGCTTCAAATACTTTCAATATAGTAAATGTACCATCACAGATAGTGATACCCAATGCAGGTGTTGTCACCAATGAAGGGTGTGGCCTTAAAGGATCTATCAACATTACAGCTACTTCAGGTGGAAGCGGAACCTTAAAATATACCTGGAATCCTGTACTTACCAATACCGGTAATCCTACAAATCTCAATGAAGGAACTTATAGTGTTACAGTATCTGACGCTAAAAACTGTACCGCCACTGCTACATTTACCGTATCAAAAAATGTCAGTGAACTCAATGTGACTTCAACAGTAAAAAATATAAAATGTAAAGGTGGGTCAGATGGTGAAATTCAAATCAACATTGCAGGAGGTTGCCCTACTATCACATATAGCTGGACAGGCGGACTTACAGGAGCTAATCCTAAAAACCTGAAAGCCGGAACATATACAGTAACGGTGGGAGATGGTGCCCAAAGCAAAACACATACAGTAACAGTGACTGAGCCAAGTGAAGTAGCAGTAGCCCTCACAGGCACGGTAGATGCATCTACAGCCACTGCTGCAGATGGAAAAATAACACTCGCAATAAGCGGTGGTACATCACCTTATAAAGCAATATGGTCAGGGCCAATTACTATTCCTGATGGAAATTCTACAGGAACACTGGAAGCTTCCAGCCTTAAGGTAGGAGCCTACAATGTGACAGTAACAGATGCCAATGGCTGTACAGCCGCACGTACCGGAATCAATATAGCAATAAAATCTGCGGAAGTTATTGCTCCCAAAATTGGGTCTGCATCTGTTTCATCATCGTTTTCAGGATTTGGAGTAGCATGTTTTGGCGATGCCAACGGTGAGATTACAGCAAAGCTTTCTGAAGGCACATTCCCGATCACTGCATTATTAAAATTGGGGTCTAGTATTGAAAGAAATATTCAGGTTACAGGTGTTGATTTCAAATTTACAGGTTTGGCATCTGGTACTTATACTATTGAATTATCTAATAGTAAAGGAACAATTACATCCAGCCCAATAGTAATTACTCAACCGACTAAACTTGCAGCAGTAGAAAAAATAGATTGTACGGACAAAGTAAAGAGTACCGGAAAAATAGAAATTGTGATGAACAATACCGGTGCCGGAAATTATGCATTTGTTTGGGATGGATTTAATGACACTGACAATGTCGCTGAAAACCTGGCTCAGGGATTTTATAATGTCAGGATCACAGATGCCAATAAGTGTCAATTGCGCCTTACAAATATTCAGGTAGTAGATTGTGGCAATCCTGGTAATTGTTTTATAGCTTCAACAATCATGACACCAAATGGTGATAGGAAAAATGATTTGTTTGAAATAAATTGTATGGACCGATATAATGGAGATCTTACCATCTTTGACCGATGGGGCAAACAAGTGTATTTTGAGACAAATTACAAAAACACCTGGCAAGGTACGAATGCTTCAAATTCACCATTGCCGGAAGGTTCATATATTTGGGTTTTGAATGTTACTCTCGGACAAGGATTGAGAGAAGTACATAAAGGCACTGTTACCATTCTGAAAAACTAA
- a CDS encoding T9SS type A sorting domain-containing protein translates to MYVWDEANNFDFCDVTLIIQKNSACAGSSPGNRIAGDISTDRNEMIRDVNVTLRHMESQETTSIVTDQSGRFEFGDMKTGKGYNIIPAKNDDHLNGVSTLDLVMMQRHILDIEKLNSPYKYIAADVNRDNKITAGDLVELRKLILGIYASLPNNTSWRFIDKSSPITDPNNPWNINEYITLPSMSSSSLDNHFMGIKTGDINGSVVVNANSTKTENRNKALTLQVDNKEFMPGQKVRVDFTSDNFTNITGAQWTLNFDASALEYADLISGAMVMGNDNINTLAAHDGKIAFSWNDFNGMTVSDDKVLFSIEFRATTNNTINKTVSMSSDITKAEAYTTELGEAKMNLNIRTAKVGDKVFTLGQNNPNPFTTNTTISFNLPEAGPATLTIYDITGKVLKSYSKEYAKGRNEVIINSEEINAQGVMFYELESKGVKATKKMIYLSK, encoded by the coding sequence ATGTATGTGTGGGATGAGGCAAACAACTTTGATTTCTGTGATGTGACCTTGATCATTCAGAAAAACTCAGCATGTGCTGGATCTTCACCTGGTAACAGAATAGCTGGTGACATCAGTACAGACAGGAATGAAATGATCAGAGATGTCAATGTGACATTGCGCCACATGGAGAGTCAGGAAACTACTTCCATAGTGACCGATCAGTCAGGCAGGTTTGAGTTTGGAGATATGAAAACAGGAAAAGGATATAACATCATACCTGCAAAAAATGACGATCATCTCAATGGAGTATCCACACTTGACCTGGTCATGATGCAGAGACATATACTTGATATCGAAAAGTTGAATTCTCCTTACAAGTATATAGCTGCTGATGTAAACAGAGATAACAAAATCACTGCAGGTGACTTGGTAGAATTGAGAAAACTGATCCTGGGTATATATGCTTCATTGCCGAATAACACATCATGGAGATTTATAGACAAGTCATCTCCGATCACTGATCCTAACAATCCGTGGAATATCAATGAGTATATCACGCTACCGAGTATGAGTTCATCCTCATTGGACAATCACTTCATGGGTATCAAAACTGGTGATATCAATGGTTCTGTAGTTGTCAATGCCAATAGTACAAAAACTGAAAACAGAAACAAAGCACTGACACTTCAGGTGGATAATAAAGAGTTTATGCCAGGTCAAAAGGTACGAGTTGATTTCACCTCTGACAACTTTACCAATATCACCGGAGCCCAGTGGACGCTTAACTTTGATGCATCAGCACTTGAGTATGCAGATTTGATTTCAGGTGCCATGGTCATGGGCAATGACAATATCAATACACTTGCAGCACATGATGGAAAGATTGCTTTCAGTTGGAATGATTTCAATGGCATGACAGTATCAGATGATAAGGTTCTCTTTAGCATAGAGTTCAGAGCAACTACGAATAACACAATTAATAAAACTGTTTCAATGTCATCTGATATCACTAAAGCCGAAGCTTACACAACTGAACTTGGTGAAGCAAAGATGAATCTGAATATCCGAACAGCTAAGGTCGGAGATAAGGTTTTCACATTGGGACAAAATAATCCGAATCCATTCACAACCAATACAACTATCAGCTTCAATCTACCTGAAGCAGGTCCAGCAACACTTACTATCTACGATATCACAGGTAAAGTGTTGAAGTCCTACTCCAAAGAGTATGCAAAAGGCAGAAATGAAGTCATCATCAATTCCGAAGAAATAAATGCCCAGGGAGTGATGTTCTACGAGCTGGAAAGTAAAGGTGTGAAAGCAACCAAAAAAATGATTTATCTGAGTAAGTAG
- a CDS encoding response regulator transcription factor, translating to MATRTVLADHQKMFTEGIKAILNELKINFLKIVGIAYSYEELNKMIEMPIDLLILELAMIENNGSSFISELKKNQPNVRIIILSNYGEPHLVREAFINGVDGYVLKTNHSLELAQCIDQVLDGKTYMAEGIRLAPQLDKNKKQVLPEKRRMIEDRFLLKQKLTSREKEILAHIVQFKNNKVIAQELYISDQTVSAHRKSIMKKLGVNNTVNLIKFSIDHQLV from the coding sequence ATGGCAACGAGAACTGTACTTGCAGACCATCAAAAGATGTTTACAGAAGGCATTAAAGCAATCTTAAACGAGCTGAAAATAAATTTTTTAAAGATAGTAGGAATAGCATACAGTTATGAGGAATTGAATAAGATGATAGAAATGCCTATCGACCTTTTGATCCTCGAGTTGGCAATGATAGAAAACAATGGATCTTCTTTTATATCAGAACTTAAAAAGAATCAACCCAATGTACGTATCATCATTCTGAGTAATTATGGCGAACCGCATTTAGTCAGGGAGGCATTTATAAACGGAGTAGATGGATATGTATTAAAGACCAATCATTCGCTTGAGTTGGCTCAGTGCATAGATCAGGTACTGGACGGCAAGACTTATATGGCAGAAGGCATCAGGTTGGCGCCTCAGTTGGATAAAAATAAAAAACAAGTCCTTCCTGAAAAAAGGAGAATGATAGAAGACAGATTTTTGCTCAAGCAAAAATTGACGTCCAGAGAAAAAGAAATCTTAGCACACATAGTTCAGTTTAAAAATAATAAAGTCATAGCACAAGAGCTTTATATAAGTGATCAGACAGTATCAGCGCACAGAAAGAGCATCATGAAAAAACTTGGTGTCAATAATACGGTGAATCTGATAAAATTCTCAATCGATCATCAATTGGTATAG
- the hemW gene encoding radical SAM family heme chaperone HemW, which translates to MSGIYIHIPFCKKACHYCNFHFSTSLRLKDDMIEAICKEIELRKNYLSNKTLDSIYFGGGTPSLLKVMDLERIFEAIHSVYAVRAGAEITLEANPDDINQQSLDDFRKTGVNRLSIGIQSFFDTDLQWMNRAHSASEAQSSVKIAQDAGYDNITIDLIYGAPTTTDEMWCDNIDRALRLDVPHISAYCLTVEENTALHHFIAKNKTAPPHQQKAVNQFDILMKTLDEKGFLHYEISNFAKPGYLAVHNSNYWLGSHYIGIGPSAHSYDGASRCWNISHNKKYIDALQDPAYKSETEDLSIAMKYNEYIMTSVRTMWGIDSDVVRTFGEEIQSYFLSEVRNLTEKEMISPEAKSYILTHKGKHFADQVAMDLFFME; encoded by the coding sequence ATGTCTGGTATATATATTCATATTCCTTTTTGTAAAAAGGCTTGTCATTATTGCAATTTTCATTTTTCGACTTCTCTCAGATTAAAAGATGATATGATAGAGGCTATCTGTAAAGAGATAGAATTACGTAAAAATTATCTTTCCAATAAGACATTGGATTCCATTTACTTTGGCGGTGGTACACCCAGTCTCTTAAAAGTGATGGATCTTGAAAGAATTTTTGAAGCCATCCATTCAGTCTATGCTGTCCGTGCAGGTGCAGAAATCACTCTTGAAGCCAATCCGGATGACATAAACCAGCAGAGCCTTGATGATTTTAGAAAAACGGGTGTCAACAGGCTTTCTATAGGCATTCAGTCGTTTTTTGATACAGATTTGCAATGGATGAACAGGGCTCACTCGGCTTCTGAAGCTCAAAGCTCGGTAAAAATCGCTCAGGATGCCGGCTATGACAATATCACCATTGATCTGATCTATGGAGCTCCGACTACCACAGATGAGATGTGGTGTGACAATATAGATCGGGCTCTACGGCTGGATGTTCCTCATATTTCAGCGTATTGCCTTACTGTAGAAGAAAATACGGCTTTACATCATTTTATCGCCAAAAATAAAACAGCACCTCCGCATCAACAAAAAGCTGTAAATCAGTTTGACATATTGATGAAAACACTGGATGAAAAAGGATTTCTCCATTATGAGATTTCAAACTTTGCAAAGCCAGGTTATCTTGCAGTGCACAATAGCAACTATTGGTTAGGTAGTCATTATATCGGTATTGGACCATCGGCTCATTCATATGATGGCGCATCACGATGCTGGAATATATCACACAATAAGAAGTATATTGATGCACTTCAAGATCCTGCCTATAAGTCCGAGACAGAGGATCTCAGCATCGCCATGAAGTACAATGAATACATCATGACTTCTGTAAGAACTATGTGGGGCATTGACTCTGATGTTGTTCGGACTTTTGGAGAAGAGATACAAAGCTACTTTTTATCTGAAGTCAGAAATCTTACTGAGAAAGAGATGATCTCCCCTGAGGCTAAAAGCTATATACTTACCCATAAAGGAAAACATTTTGCAGATCAGGTTGCCATGGATTTGTTTTTTATGGAATAA
- a CDS encoding Rpn family recombination-promoting nuclease/putative transposase, producing MFDDIQNFHDKIIKETFSKPALAKEYFRQLLPEKLKELIDIESMTIENGSYLTDDMREYFADLLFKFKLKEKGEKLVISLLFEHKANPDKHVLIQIGHYIFSQWVKELRNKQKIIPIVPMIYYQGKKEWEVPKITNLFNAYPEEILKYLPTFDYIFLL from the coding sequence ATGTTTGATGACATACAAAATTTTCATGATAAAATCATCAAAGAGACATTCTCCAAACCTGCCTTGGCCAAAGAGTATTTTCGTCAATTACTGCCTGAAAAATTGAAAGAGTTGATCGATATAGAATCCATGACTATAGAAAATGGATCATATCTTACCGATGACATGAGAGAATATTTTGCCGATCTGCTTTTTAAGTTCAAACTAAAGGAGAAAGGAGAAAAATTGGTCATTTCACTTTTGTTTGAACATAAGGCAAACCCTGATAAACATGTATTAATTCAAATCGGACACTATATTTTCTCTCAATGGGTGAAAGAATTGAGAAATAAACAAAAAATAATTCCTATAGTCCCAATGATTTATTATCAAGGGAAAAAAGAATGGGAAGTGCCAAAAATAACAAACCTCTTTAATGCGTACCCTGAAGAAATTCTGAAATATTTACCTACATTTGACTATATCTTTTTGCTATAA
- a CDS encoding biopolymer transporter ExbD produces MSKTFRFSKKASERSFTKDINAGSTADIAFLLLIFFLVATTILNDKGLLVKLPPYMPDQQKSLAIKERNVFTVKINAENQLLAEGKNLELKFLKDEIITFIVNPGNKSSLAEQPDMAIVSLQNDRGTKYEMYIQVYNEIKAAYNELWEEIAIARFGKTLADLLPYQSEAIKKDFPLVISEAEQRAFGQEY; encoded by the coding sequence ATGAGCAAAACATTCAGATTTTCAAAAAAAGCATCAGAAAGAAGTTTTACAAAGGACATCAATGCGGGTTCAACTGCTGATATTGCTTTTCTTTTATTGATATTTTTTTTAGTGGCTACGACTATTTTGAATGATAAGGGTCTTCTCGTCAAACTTCCACCTTATATGCCGGATCAGCAGAAATCTTTAGCTATTAAAGAAAGAAATGTATTTACTGTAAAAATTAATGCAGAAAATCAACTGCTTGCAGAAGGGAAAAATTTGGAGTTAAAATTCCTTAAAGATGAAATAATAACATTTATAGTCAATCCTGGTAATAAATCCAGTCTTGCGGAGCAGCCTGATATGGCCATAGTATCCCTTCAAAATGACAGGGGAACAAAGTATGAAATGTACATACAAGTGTACAATGAAATTAAAGCCGCCTACAATGAACTGTGGGAAGAAATTGCAATAGCCAGATTTGGAAAAACCTTAGCTGATCTTTTGCCTTACCAATCGGAAGCTATAAAAAAGGATTTCCCCCTGGTGATTTCTGAAGCTGAACAGAGAGCATTTGGACAGGAGTATTGA
- a CDS encoding prephenate dehydratase, protein MESDKILKVAIQGYEGSFHDVAARRYWPYQKLELIPADSFDILGQMVKNGEADIAVMAIENSIAGSILQNYRILRENDFWVSGDIYLRIKHNLLAVKGASLHDIRQVASHPMAINQCRQFLGQYHDWKLIESEDTALSAKHIADKNKKSKACIASTQAAEIYNLDILAPGIETNKTNYTRFFIVNKLKTEIAPDADKVSVYIRIPDKKGQLLKVLQVIEDHNLNMSKLQSFPVIGSFREYFFHIDIEFDHISQYLGLKDDLINLTFEYEETGIYKRADITSILEKQQNQLTP, encoded by the coding sequence ATGGAATCGGATAAAATACTAAAAGTAGCAATCCAGGGTTATGAAGGATCTTTCCATGATGTGGCGGCAAGAAGATATTGGCCTTATCAAAAATTAGAATTGATACCGGCGGACTCTTTTGATATTCTGGGGCAAATGGTAAAAAACGGTGAGGCAGACATTGCTGTCATGGCCATAGAAAATTCCATTGCCGGATCGATTCTTCAAAATTACCGCATCCTCAGGGAAAATGACTTTTGGGTTTCAGGTGATATTTATTTGAGGATCAAACACAATTTACTTGCTGTAAAAGGTGCATCTTTACATGACATCAGACAAGTAGCCTCTCACCCTATGGCTATCAACCAATGCAGACAATTTTTAGGGCAATACCATGACTGGAAATTGATCGAATCCGAAGATACCGCGCTCAGTGCCAAGCATATAGCAGATAAAAATAAAAAATCCAAAGCTTGTATCGCCAGTACACAAGCTGCAGAAATCTATAATCTGGACATTCTGGCACCCGGTATAGAAACTAATAAGACCAACTATACAAGATTTTTTATCGTCAACAAACTCAAAACTGAAATAGCCCCGGACGCAGACAAAGTCTCAGTTTATATCAGAATTCCGGACAAAAAAGGACAACTGCTGAAAGTGTTGCAAGTCATCGAAGATCACAATCTCAATATGAGCAAACTTCAGTCTTTTCCTGTGATAGGCAGCTTCAGAGAGTATTTTTTTCATATAGATATCGAGTTTGATCATATATCCCAATATCTCGGACTGAAAGATGACCTCATCAACCTCACATTTGAGTATGAAGAAACCGGCATTTACAAAAGAGCTGACATAACTTCCATTCTTGAAAAACAACAAAATCAACTCACTCCATGA
- a CDS encoding aminotransferase class I/II-fold pyridoxal phosphate-dependent enzyme → MIAPAQRLNDVTTYYFARKLAEIDQMNKDGGPLVLNLGIGSPDLMPPQVVIDTLNQALLTPDAHKYQSYKGIPALRKAFAQWYKMHFDIDINSETQILPLLGSKEGVMHASMAFINPGDQVLVPDPGYPSYAMCTRLAGGTPVSMPLEEHLGWKPDLDKLESQDLSKVKMMWVNYPNMPTGATADIRFFNQLVAFAKRNNILICHDNPYTFILNDHPLSIFNAEGAEDCAIELVSLSKCYNMAGWRVGAFVGPKSSIDTIMTFKSNMDSGMFKPVQEAAAVALSLGKDWIDDLNSRYQERKDAACNIMTELDLEYSRDGAGLFVWGKIKDPDLDSESLANKILYDTRVFITPGHIFGPHGDKYLRISLCSSKEDMLAALYRIQTGFQIETISSAEKNH, encoded by the coding sequence ATGATAGCACCTGCTCAAAGACTGAATGATGTAACCACTTACTATTTTGCCCGCAAACTGGCTGAAATAGATCAAATGAACAAAGATGGTGGCCCTCTGGTGCTCAATCTTGGCATAGGGAGTCCCGATTTGATGCCTCCTCAGGTTGTTATTGACACACTTAATCAAGCTCTTCTGACACCTGATGCACACAAATACCAGTCGTACAAAGGCATTCCTGCCCTGCGCAAAGCTTTTGCTCAATGGTATAAGATGCACTTTGATATTGATATCAATAGCGAAACACAGATATTGCCTTTGTTGGGATCGAAAGAAGGAGTGATGCATGCCAGTATGGCTTTTATCAATCCCGGAGATCAGGTGTTAGTACCGGATCCCGGATATCCATCATACGCAATGTGTACCAGGCTTGCAGGTGGGACACCTGTTTCGATGCCACTGGAAGAGCATCTCGGATGGAAACCAGATCTCGATAAGCTCGAAAGTCAGGACTTGAGCAAGGTGAAAATGATGTGGGTCAACTACCCGAATATGCCTACCGGAGCAACAGCTGATATCCGGTTTTTTAATCAGCTGGTAGCTTTTGCGAAAAGAAATAACATCTTGATATGTCATGACAATCCATATACTTTTATCCTGAATGATCATCCACTTAGTATTTTTAATGCTGAAGGTGCCGAGGATTGCGCTATCGAATTGGTTTCTCTTAGCAAATGTTACAATATGGCAGGCTGGAGGGTGGGTGCTTTTGTAGGTCCAAAATCAAGTATAGATACTATCATGACATTCAAGAGCAATATGGATTCAGGAATGTTTAAGCCTGTACAGGAAGCAGCAGCTGTGGCATTGTCACTGGGCAAAGATTGGATTGACGATCTCAATTCAAGATATCAGGAAAGAAAAGATGCTGCCTGCAATATCATGACGGAGCTGGATCTTGAATACAGCCGGGATGGAGCAGGACTGTTTGTATGGGGAAAAATTAAGGATCCGGATCTTGATTCTGAATCTTTGGCCAATAAGATCCTGTATGATACCCGGGTTTTTATCACGCCGGGACACATTTTCGGACCTCATGGCGACAAGTATCTCCGTATATCATTGTGCAGTTCTAAAGAAGATATGCTTGCCGCTTTGTACAGGATTCAGACTGGATTCCAGATAGAAACTATCTCATCAGCAGAAAAAAACCATTAA